Proteins from a genomic interval of Sulfurospirillum oryzae:
- a CDS encoding thermonuclease family protein, protein MFRKLVIASMLSTLPLFAAESTGIVTKVTDGEVFHIMIDKKEEKVRVLYIQTPLKNSGTKLEKDAKRAGILAKDEQELGKLASEYASKFFKKGDKVVVDSDKKDQSGRMLATVSKDGVDYSSQIIKDGYACIYKKVAYPGELEKDLKSAKEAKKGLWAINFDAMNKWCR, encoded by the coding sequence ATGTTTAGAAAATTGGTCATTGCTTCTATGCTCTCAACCCTACCTCTTTTTGCAGCAGAAAGTACGGGAATCGTAACCAAAGTCACCGATGGCGAAGTCTTTCATATAATGATAGATAAAAAAGAAGAAAAAGTTAGAGTGCTCTACATACAAACACCTCTAAAAAACAGTGGTACAAAGCTTGAAAAAGATGCCAAGAGAGCGGGTATCTTGGCTAAAGATGAACAAGAATTAGGAAAATTGGCAAGTGAGTATGCTTCCAAGTTTTTTAAAAAAGGTGACAAAGTTGTCGTTGACTCAGACAAAAAAGATCAATCAGGACGCATGCTAGCAACCGTAAGTAAGGATGGAGTAGACTATTCATCTCAAATCATTAAAGATGGTTACGCGTGCATCTATAAAAAAGTTGCCTACCCTGGCGAACTTGAAAAAGATTTGAAAAGTGCCAAAGAAGCGAAAAAAGGTCTTTGGGCAATCAATTTTGATGCGATGAATAAATGGTGTCGATAG
- a CDS encoding monovalent cation:proton antiporter-2 (CPA2) family protein: MDFFLLSSLVLLAVTAIMVTISKHIGLGSILGLLIAGIIVGPHTPGPIVTSEVENLRHFTEFGVVLLLFVIGLEMQPSKLWSMRKEVFGLGSLQVIASGIVLGLYMNFFVDRFSVAMLLGFTLALSSTAFVMQLLQEKGEVASEHGKSAFAILLLQDLAVVPLLATLPWLAQSQENTQSSWIESIVMVISMVALLIVFGRYIIPKALDKVAKQRNKDAFLLLTLLSVVLSAYLMDHAGLSMALGAFLMGMFLSTSRYSYQIESSLEPFKGILMSLFFIAVGMSIDFKAIMNDPLVFSEHVVMILVLKAVVIFGLMLAFGASKSNAIRLAFLLNQSGEFGFVLFGAAKALGIIDDQLFVVGIGVISISMLVTPVLYNFGCKLAHKLTNASPFSYLHADEESEQKVVIAGYGNTGKVIAKMLKNSSIPFMVFDVNPTEVAIGRNEGLPVFFGDITDLKLLNTIKLEQASMIIVSIDHSLNAIKVVKHIKEYYPHIKILARALDIKAMDKLLLAGANWVIAETLESSIRTGAEALSLMGSSPEEIHTLLEALRKNEYELIREMTKG; this comes from the coding sequence ATGGATTTTTTTCTTCTTTCATCACTCGTACTTTTAGCTGTGACTGCCATTATGGTGACCATCTCCAAACATATAGGGCTTGGCTCCATCTTGGGGTTGCTTATTGCTGGAATTATTGTAGGACCTCACACCCCAGGTCCTATCGTGACAAGCGAAGTGGAGAATCTACGCCATTTTACTGAATTTGGTGTGGTGTTACTGCTCTTTGTCATCGGTCTTGAGATGCAACCTTCCAAGCTTTGGTCGATGCGAAAAGAGGTTTTTGGCTTAGGCTCACTTCAAGTCATCGCCTCTGGCATTGTGCTGGGGCTTTATATGAATTTTTTTGTTGATCGTTTCAGTGTCGCAATGCTTTTAGGCTTCACGCTGGCTCTTTCTTCTACCGCGTTTGTTATGCAATTGTTACAAGAAAAAGGGGAGGTTGCCAGCGAGCATGGTAAAAGTGCTTTTGCGATTTTGCTCCTGCAAGATTTGGCGGTTGTTCCTCTTTTAGCCACGCTTCCTTGGCTTGCTCAAAGCCAAGAAAATACGCAGAGTTCATGGATAGAAAGCATTGTAATGGTCATCTCAATGGTCGCATTGCTGATTGTTTTTGGACGTTATATTATTCCTAAAGCACTCGACAAAGTGGCAAAACAGCGCAATAAAGATGCCTTTTTACTTTTGACGTTACTGAGTGTTGTGCTCTCCGCATATTTGATGGATCATGCAGGGCTTTCAATGGCTCTGGGTGCGTTTTTGATGGGTATGTTTCTCTCCACTTCACGCTATAGCTATCAAATCGAGTCTAGTTTGGAGCCTTTTAAAGGCATCTTGATGAGTCTCTTTTTTATCGCCGTTGGCATGTCCATTGATTTTAAAGCTATTATGAATGATCCATTGGTTTTTTCTGAGCATGTGGTCATGATTTTGGTGCTAAAAGCGGTTGTTATTTTTGGGTTGATGCTTGCCTTTGGTGCTTCAAAAAGTAATGCCATCAGATTGGCATTTTTGCTTAACCAAAGTGGCGAGTTTGGTTTTGTTCTTTTTGGCGCGGCTAAAGCGCTTGGAATTATCGACGATCAGCTCTTTGTTGTTGGCATTGGTGTTATTTCTATTAGTATGTTGGTAACGCCTGTGCTTTACAATTTTGGGTGTAAACTGGCTCATAAACTTACCAATGCCTCACCTTTTTCATACCTCCATGCTGATGAAGAGAGTGAACAAAAAGTGGTTATAGCTGGGTATGGCAATACGGGTAAAGTGATTGCAAAGATGCTTAAAAACAGCTCCATCCCGTTTATGGTTTTTGATGTAAACCCTACCGAAGTCGCCATCGGGCGCAATGAGGGCTTACCTGTTTTTTTCGGCGACATCACGGATTTAAAGCTACTCAACACCATCAAGCTGGAACAAGCTTCGATGATCATCGTTTCAATTGACCACAGTTTAAATGCCATCAAGGTTGTGAAGCACATTAAGGAGTACTATCCGCACATTAAGATTTTAGCACGTGCTTTAGACATCAAAGCGATGGATAAGCTTCTTTTAGCAGGGGCTAACTGGGTGATTGCTGAGACGCTTGAGAGTAGTATTCGAACAGGAGCAGAAGCGCTGAGTCTTATGGGATCTTCACCTGAGGAGATTCATACGCTTTTAGAGGCTCTACGAAAAAACGAGTATGAGCTGATCCGTGAAATGACTAAGGGCTAA
- a CDS encoding META domain-containing protein encodes MRRLSATLSTLLAVSMMVGCAASSSQDNQTEAMSVDVNQTGAVDIASEVRLQEVYWRLIGVEGKAVLQNANEREAYIILKLEKQRLQGFGGCNILMGSYDISEAEHKVHFSRVASTMMACPRLSDESAFLKVLERVEHYRIQDGVLLLQKEGKTMATFEAVYQP; translated from the coding sequence ATGCGTCGTTTGTCGGCTACTTTGAGCACTTTGCTCGCTGTGAGCATGATGGTAGGTTGTGCGGCATCCTCATCTCAAGATAATCAAACAGAAGCGATGAGTGTCGATGTTAACCAAACTGGCGCTGTCGACATTGCTTCAGAGGTAAGGTTACAAGAAGTGTACTGGAGACTGATAGGGGTAGAGGGTAAAGCGGTTCTTCAAAATGCCAATGAGCGCGAAGCCTACATCATTTTAAAATTGGAAAAACAGCGACTCCAAGGCTTTGGTGGATGCAATATTTTAATGGGAAGTTACGATATAAGCGAAGCGGAACACAAAGTACACTTTTCGCGTGTTGCTTCAACCATGATGGCATGTCCTCGCTTGTCTGACGAGTCTGCTTTTTTAAAAGTATTGGAGCGCGTTGAGCATTATCGTATTCAAGATGGTGTTTTACTGCTTCAAAAAGAGGGTAAAACGATGGCGACATTTGAAGCGGTTTATCAGCCTTGA
- a CDS encoding bifunctional 3,4-dihydroxy-2-butanone 4-phosphate synthase/GTP cyclohydrolase II: MPIQRVKQAIEDIKHGKMVMMVDDEDRENEGDLVYAATFSTPEKVNFMASEAKGLICAPVTEEIANRLGLNPMVKNNDSQHETAFTVSVDARVCTTGISAYERDITIKILADSLSQPSELVKPGHIFPLIARKGGTLVRTGHTEGSVDLCRLAGLCEVAVICEVMKEDGHMARRDDLDLFCKKHNINIVYISDIVAYRMQSESLVREIFSSNVQFFGAQTRKIDMVDHEGNHHIVYAFGEIGKTSAVKFHHILPDNELFADEQKYQGILKAIEYLKKNNGVFIFVDSEYSTNQELREFGIGAQILKKLGIENIDLISITKHKDYVGLSGFGLNINQEIVL, encoded by the coding sequence ATGCCGATACAAAGAGTCAAACAAGCGATAGAAGATATCAAGCATGGCAAGATGGTAATGATGGTGGACGATGAAGATAGGGAGAACGAGGGAGACCTTGTTTACGCTGCAACATTTTCAACTCCTGAGAAAGTTAACTTTATGGCTTCAGAGGCCAAAGGCTTGATTTGTGCTCCTGTCACCGAAGAGATTGCAAACCGTTTGGGACTCAATCCCATGGTGAAAAACAATGACTCTCAGCATGAGACAGCCTTCACCGTTTCAGTGGATGCACGTGTATGTACGACGGGTATTTCGGCTTATGAGCGTGACATTACGATCAAAATTCTTGCAGACTCACTCTCTCAACCTTCTGAGCTTGTAAAACCAGGTCATATCTTCCCGCTAATAGCGCGTAAAGGAGGAACACTTGTTCGTACTGGGCACACAGAGGGGTCGGTTGATCTTTGCCGTTTAGCAGGGCTTTGTGAAGTTGCAGTCATCTGTGAAGTCATGAAAGAAGATGGACACATGGCACGTCGTGATGATCTTGATCTTTTTTGTAAAAAACACAACATTAATATTGTGTATATTTCTGATATTGTGGCGTATCGCATGCAGTCTGAATCATTGGTGCGTGAAATTTTTTCTTCCAATGTTCAGTTCTTTGGCGCGCAAACACGTAAGATTGATATGGTAGACCACGAAGGCAATCACCACATCGTCTATGCTTTTGGCGAGATTGGCAAAACAAGTGCCGTGAAGTTTCACCATATTTTGCCAGATAATGAGCTTTTTGCTGATGAACAAAAGTACCAAGGTATTTTAAAAGCGATTGAGTATCTTAAAAAGAACAATGGTGTTTTCATCTTTGTCGATAGCGAATACAGCACAAACCAAGAATTACGTGAGTTTGGCATTGGGGCTCAAATTCTTAAAAAGCTGGGTATTGAAAATATTGATCTTATTTCGATTACAAAACATAAAGATTATGTTGGTCTTTCAGGCTTTGGGCTCAATATCAATCAAGAGATCGTTCTATAA